ATCCCGTGCGCTTCAAGCACCAAGTGTTCATCCGCGTCGGCTCCTACAAGAAGAAGCTGAAGGACTATCCGGAGAAAGAGCGTGCGCTTTGGAGGATGTTCGATCAGATTCCCTTCGAACGCGGAGTTGCCGCAGAACACCTTTCCAGCGAAAACATACTGAAACTACTTGACTATCCAGCTTATTTTGACTTGCTGGAGCTACCGCTGCCCGATGGCCGGGCGGCGATTCTCGATGCCCTCGCCAGGGATGAATTGATCCATGCCTGCGATGCCGGCGACTGGAACATAACGAATCTTGGCGCTATCCTTTTTGCGAACATGCTACCTCCATGCTTGTCTGAAATGGGTGATGCGCGACTACTTAACAAACGCCTCGCTGAGGGAGCGTTTCGGCGTGGAGGAAAGGAACAAGGCGACCGTTTCCCGATACATTCGTGAAGCGGTCGAGGATGGGGCGATCAAGCCGTATGACGCAGACGCATCGAAGAAACTGATGAAATACGTCCCGTTCTGGGCCTGATTTTAATTGATGGGTAATTGATAGATGCTGGCGTAATTGGAATGAATTTTAAGTAACCTAATGATATGATACTTATTACATAGCCAAGCCTCATTGATGGGTGATTGACGGAAGGTGGTTGGGAGAGTTTCAAGTATTCATTGCAAGATGACGCGTGATTCCGGGTGTCAGAATGGCTTTTGCCGGAATGGGCAATGTGAAGGCAGCAGAGCGATTCGCCGCCAACATCTTCAGTGTTATCCGCCAGCTCCGGTAAAGCCGCAACGAAACGGCCCTCGTCCTCGACATGGCCGTGTTCATCAACACATGCCCATTGCCACCTTCGAACTTAAGAACAAACTCACCCAGCAGACGGTGCTCGACGCCGTACAGCAGTACCAGCGGGACCTCGACCCAAAGGAGCTGCTGGTCCAGCTCGGCCGCTGCATCGTCAATTTTTCAGTGGAAGACCACGAGGTGCGTTTTTGCACCCACTCTAACCATACTTCATTTTTCTTGATCCGTGGAGCACTACACGGATTTGTTGAATTTCCGTGCAATGTCGTTGTCGATGACGTACATGCACACTTCCTTTGCACCCAGTTGGGAATACTGAAACTTTCTGCCCAGATTGTCGATGACGTTGCGGACGTCCTCGATGATTCTCGGATTGTAGTTGTTGAAGGATTCCGTGCCAAAATCCTTGATGGCCATGCGGAACGCCTCGCTCTTGAGCAGGGGATCGAGGGCTTTCTCCTTCAGATTGTATACGGCCCGGGTGTGCAGATCGTCGTACAGTCTGGTCTCGGTGATCGATTTGCCTTCCTGGAGCATTTCGACGCTCAAGGTTCTGGCCGCGTATTCCTTCTGCACATCGGATCGAAACCGGTTCCGTTTTTCGGCAGGCATGTTGTCACCGAGGAGAAAATTTTCCTGGGAAACGAGATACTCTTCCGTGATTTCGAGCCGGTCTCCCGTAAACCGGCATTTCTCCACGGCGCCGATCTCGAAATTCACGGCAAAGATGTAGTTCTGGATATTGCGGGAGATGGCCTCTTCGTTGTAATCGTAGAGCGCTTCCTTGACTTCCTGCAGGACCGTGTAGTTGTAGAGCCGCTGGAGGGATTCGAGAAAGCCTGCCGGAATGGCTCGCAGCAGATCGGGGCGGATGCGCGTGAAGAAATGGCTGAGCGCCCCCATGTTGATGAGTCGCCCTTCCCGTGCGGCAAAAGAATGGAACTCATTGAAAATCTTGATCGAATCCCGCCCGGATAGCCCCTGGTTGCCTTCGCTTTCCGATTCGCCTATGACCCGCCTTCTGCGTTTTGCCGTGAACCGTTTCCGGTCCTCATCCGAAAGCCAGGCAGGAATGTATCCGGTGTAAATTTCCATCTTGAGCAACATCAGGTTTTCATCGCAATACTGGCTGTATCGCCCCGGGTTTTCGATCCATTCGAGCAAGGCTTCGGATCGGGTTTTCAGCCGGGTGGAGATGATGACACGGGCGAAATTGTGCAGCACCCTGGGCAGGAAATCGTTGTCGATGTGCTGGCCGAAAATGTTCCGGTAGATGGCGACTTCCGTTTTCAGATCGAGCACATAGGGGATGTTGACATACTCGATGCGGTCGCTGAAGGACTGCAGATCGGAGATGTTTTTCTTGTCTTCCGGATTCATCAGGGCCATGAACAGCGAGTGGACGTTTTCCTCGATGTCCTCGACCTTGTGCACTTCTTCGCTGATGATGTTGTGCAGCTCGATCAGCCGCTCGACGTTGTGGCTCTTGATGTCCATCAGGGCGTAAATCCCGTTGTTGGTGCGGGCATACTGGGAATAGAGGTATTTGACCCGGTTGCTGTCCCGGAGGATGGCATTGATGCGGCTCTGGAGGATGGGATTGGTGAGGATGGTCTGCCGCATGGGCTTGTCTCCCGGATTGAAGACGGAAATGCCTTCCCCGAGCCGTCTGGAAAACCGGTAGGCCCTGGCGAAAACCATCTCGAACACTTTCAGGGGACTTTTCAGTTTTTCGAGAAGCGCCTCGTACAGAGACTGGCAAATCGTGCAGGGCGTTTCCCGGAACACCCAGTCATATTCCTTTTCGGTATACAACCGGTTTTTGAAATCGTCATTTTCGAACAGTGCGTCGAAAAAAGCCCTGCGGAATTCCTTGGGAATGATCAGGATGGGGTGGTCATGGCTCGGGCAGGGCACTTCGATGTCGTTTTCGACAAAGGATGGCTGCTCCACCATCGGCGGCGTTTCCGGATGAATGCGGCCACCCGGATCATCCAGGCTCTGGGGAGGGGTTTTGAATTCGAACGGTATATCGGATTCGGGCGCTGCGTTCATCAAATGCAGAATCCGGTCGACCAGGGGATGGGCGTCCCCGTTGGGCAATCCGCCGATGATTCTCCGATCGAGCCGCCACAGGGTTTCGTATCGCATGCCTTCCTCGGTGTTGGCATACTGTTCGAATTTCATCAGCAGGTTGTTCAGAAACGTGCTCTTCCCGCAACCCGGAGGGCCATCGAAGATGTAGATTTTGTTCTGCTGGGCGCCCCGGCGCAAGGCATCCACCTGATGAATCAGGCGGTTGGAGAAGAGGCGATCGGCGAAATAGGGGTGATCGGCGCCTTCCACGAGCAGGCGGGTGCAGTCGTAGTGCATGAACCGGATGGATTCCGGATCGTCGGGATATTCGTCTTTGCCTTCCCCGACATAGGCATGCATCATGTCGTGAAAAACCTGAAATACGTTTCGCAGCACCTGAACGGGATTTTCAACCAGGTGTCGGGTGAAGGCTTCGTACGAGATCACGGATCGCTGTTTGTCCTGGCGGTGCAGGTTGTCTTCGAGATGGCGAAATGCGTTTCGAATTCTTTCCATGATTCCCTCCCGATGCCTGCCGGATTGATGGGGGTTCATGAACCGGATGGCTATCGCCGGATGCGCTCCTGCCCGCAGAAAATCAGCAGCCCGTAGCCGGGCGCGAGGCACGCCAGGGTCATGCCGATGCTTTTGGCCAGATCGCAGGCGAGCGATGTCGGCCTCGATACGGATACGACGATGGGAATGCGGGCCCTGCCCGCTTTCTGCACCAGCTCGTAGCTGGTCCGGGAAGAGAGAACGAGCACGCCGGCCTCATCCAGGCGATTTTCCAGAAACACCTTTCCGATGACTTTGTCGAGCGCGTTGTGGCGACCCACATCTTCGGCTACCGCCAGAATCCTGCCTTCGCGGTCGGCAATCATGGCGGCATGGGAAGAATGGGTGGTTTGCCGGAGCGGTTGATGCGTGCCGATATCCTCGATGCAATTCATGATGACATCCACCGGAAGGCCGCCTCCCGGCGGAAAGGGCTCGATGCGGGTGCTGAGTTCCTCGAGCAGTTCCTTGCCGCAGATGCCGCAACTGGTCTGGCTGATGAAGCCTTTCCGATCCAGAAAGCCCGCGATCATTTGCCGCCGTTCCGGTTTGAGGGTGATGGTGATGACCTGCGCATCCTGGGCCTCACATTGAGAGATGTTGCCGATATCATCGATGGTGTCCACGATGCCTTCTGTCAGACAGAAACCTGCCGCGTGGGCCATCTCGTCTCCCGGAGTTCGCATGACAACCGAATAGGGTTTCCCCTCGATCCGGATCGCCAGGGGCTCTTCGACGATG
This Desulfatirhabdium butyrativorans DSM 18734 DNA region includes the following protein-coding sequences:
- the fdhD gene encoding formate dehydrogenase accessory sulfurtransferase FdhD — its product is MIRKATITHWSGNVSVPDSRDLIVEEPLAIRIEGKPYSVVMRTPGDEMAHAAGFCLTEGIVDTIDDIGNISQCEAQDAQVITITLKPERRQMIAGFLDRKGFISQTSCGICGKELLEELSTRIEPFPPGGGLPVDVIMNCIEDIGTHQPLRQTTHSSHAAMIADREGRILAVAEDVGRHNALDKVIGKVFLENRLDEAGVLVLSSRTSYELVQKAGRARIPIVVSVSRPTSLACDLAKSIGMTLACLAPGYGLLIFCGQERIRR
- a CDS encoding serine protein kinase PrkA; amino-acid sequence: MERIRNAFRHLEDNLHRQDKQRSVISYEAFTRHLVENPVQVLRNVFQVFHDMMHAYVGEGKDEYPDDPESIRFMHYDCTRLLVEGADHPYFADRLFSNRLIHQVDALRRGAQQNKIYIFDGPPGCGKSTFLNNLLMKFEQYANTEEGMRYETLWRLDRRIIGGLPNGDAHPLVDRILHLMNAAPESDIPFEFKTPPQSLDDPGGRIHPETPPMVEQPSFVENDIEVPCPSHDHPILIIPKEFRRAFFDALFENDDFKNRLYTEKEYDWVFRETPCTICQSLYEALLEKLKSPLKVFEMVFARAYRFSRRLGEGISVFNPGDKPMRQTILTNPILQSRINAILRDSNRVKYLYSQYARTNNGIYALMDIKSHNVERLIELHNIISEEVHKVEDIEENVHSLFMALMNPEDKKNISDLQSFSDRIEYVNIPYVLDLKTEVAIYRNIFGQHIDNDFLPRVLHNFARVIISTRLKTRSEALLEWIENPGRYSQYCDENLMLLKMEIYTGYIPAWLSDEDRKRFTAKRRRRVIGESESEGNQGLSGRDSIKIFNEFHSFAAREGRLINMGALSHFFTRIRPDLLRAIPAGFLESLQRLYNYTVLQEVKEALYDYNEEAISRNIQNYIFAVNFEIGAVEKCRFTGDRLEITEEYLVSQENFLLGDNMPAEKRNRFRSDVQKEYAARTLSVEMLQEGKSITETRLYDDLHTRAVYNLKEKALDPLLKSEAFRMAIKDFGTESFNNYNPRIIEDVRNVIDNLGRKFQYSQLGAKEVCMYVIDNDIARKFNKSV
- a CDS encoding AlbA family DNA-binding domain-containing protein — translated: MTVDRPTEYLIGLVHELRKLPAETEWVEFKHNRAEPEEIGEYLSALANSAALLGKVNAYLVWGVDNENQNIIGTTFRPAATKFGNEELESWLLRLLDPKINFRFYTLKIDEKPVVLLEIGAAFRHPVRFKHQVFIRVGSYKKKLKDYPEKERALWRMFDQIPFERGVAAEHLSSENILKLLDYPAYFDLLELPLPDGRAAILDALARDELIHACDAGDWNITNLGAILFANMLPPCLSEMGDARLLNKRLAEGAFRRGGKEQGDRFPIHS